The Caulifigura coniformis genome includes a region encoding these proteins:
- a CDS encoding DUF1559 domain-containing protein, translated as MARSRRFGFTLIELLVVIAIIAILIALLLPAVQQAREAARRTQCKNNLKQFGLAFHNYHDVYNSLPNGSHPTPEYFGGGYHMGWAAKLMPYIDQAPRYNAMQAFNPNPITSLGPWRYDTAPHNGRSEIWGPVPGFTCPSSSQGNTAVDIANATYPWQQAQGGLHYRGCSGTSDVIVNNVAITSPTAQPASPSTHWYSDVGTIYPHSRVRIGDVTDGSSNTILLGEISKSDGWTAKNGWGGMQPWTWGIYWYSNQNRLTVDSKHIQWPINARISTFYNNATPYTSYHTGGAHFLLCDGSARFLSENMSLDVLKGMGTRAKGEILGEF; from the coding sequence ATGGCTCGTTCGAGGCGTTTTGGCTTTACGTTGATTGAGCTGCTGGTGGTGATCGCGATCATCGCCATTCTGATTGCTTTGCTGCTGCCGGCCGTGCAGCAGGCCCGGGAGGCGGCGCGAAGAACCCAGTGCAAGAACAACTTGAAGCAGTTCGGGCTGGCCTTCCACAACTACCACGATGTCTACAACTCGCTTCCTAACGGAAGCCATCCGACGCCCGAGTACTTCGGGGGTGGATATCACATGGGCTGGGCCGCAAAGCTGATGCCCTACATCGACCAGGCTCCCCGCTACAACGCCATGCAGGCGTTCAATCCAAACCCCATCACCTCTCTCGGCCCCTGGCGCTATGACACCGCGCCCCACAACGGCCGAAGCGAGATCTGGGGACCGGTCCCCGGCTTCACGTGTCCATCATCCTCTCAGGGCAATACAGCCGTCGACATCGCAAACGCCACTTACCCGTGGCAGCAAGCCCAAGGCGGACTGCATTACCGCGGATGCAGCGGCACGTCCGACGTCATCGTGAATAACGTTGCGATTACCTCTCCGACGGCACAACCCGCATCTCCGAGCACACACTGGTACTCCGACGTCGGGACCATCTATCCGCACAGCCGCGTGCGAATCGGCGACGTCACGGACGGCTCCTCGAACACGATCCTGCTTGGGGAGATCTCGAAATCCGATGGCTGGACGGCGAAGAACGGTTGGGGTGGCATGCAACCTTGGACGTGGGGAATCTACTGGTATTCGAATCAGAACCGTCTCACGGTCGACAGCAAACATATCCAGTGGCCGATCAATGCCCGGATCAGCACGTTTTACAACAACGCCACACCCTACACGAGTTATCACACCGGCGGCGCACACTTCCTGCTGTGTGACGGCTCGGCCCGATTTCTCAGTGAAAACATGAGTCTGGATGTCCTGAAAGGGATGGGGACGCGAGCCAAAGGAGAGATACTGGGCGAGTTCTGA